GACGATGATGTTCGATTCCACCGTGGGAGAAAACATGTTCGAGCTCGACCACTCCAAGCTCCAGCGCGAAGTGGCCGAAATTGCCGATGGCGATTATTTCCTGGAGCTGCAGCGCCGCGCCCAACAACTGCGCCAGCAACGTCAATAATTCCCCGCGAGTTACCGCTTTGCCAAAAATCATCTCCACGCATTCGTTCCGCGGCGGCACGGGAAAATCCAACACCACGGCCAATCTGGCTGTGTTGACCGCCCGCGCCGGCCATCGCGTGGGCGTCATCGACACCGACATTCAATCCCCCGGCATTCACGTCCTGTTCCAGCTCGAAGAATCCGCCATTCAAAAATCGTTGAACGATTATCTCTGGGGCCGCTGTCGCATTGAAGAAGCCGCTTACGACGTCACCCCGCGCTGCATTGGCAATGTGCCCCAAGAAGCCGAGCATCCCCGGGTCTTCTTAATTCCCTCCAGCCTTCGCACCGGCGAAATTGCACGTATTCTGCGGGAAGGGTACGACGTGGCATTGCTGAACGATGGGCTGCAAGACGCCGTTCGCCGACTGAATTTGGATTACCTGTTCATCGACACCCATCCGGGCGTTAACGAGGAAACGCTCCTTTCCATCGCCGTTTCGGACATGTTGATTTTGATCGTCCGGCCTGATAAGCAAGATTTCCAGGGTACGGCCGTCGCTGTCGAACTGGCCCGAAAACTGGCCGTCCCCAAAATGCTGTTGCTGGTCAACAAGGTGGCTCCCGGAACCAACGTGCCGGAACTGCGCGAAAAAATTCAAGCGATGTATCAGGCCGAAGTGGCTGGCGTACTGCCGCTGAACACCGAAATGGTGCGCTTGGCCAGTAGTGAAATTTTTACCAACCGCTTTCCCGACCATCCTTTCAGCCAGGAGTTGCAAGGCGTCGTGAAACGAATTTTGGAGTAAGTTGTGTCTGTAACCTCCGGCGATGGCGAACTCGATTTGCTGCTGGGCAAAATGAAGGCAGCCGCCGCCCCCCTGCGCGATGTCCTTCGCGATTTGTACGCCCGTTACGCCGCCGTCGCCGACGGCAAAGTGGCCGATTACATTCCCGAATTGGCCAAGGCAGATCCCAACTGGTTCGGCATCTCTATCATTACCGCCGACGGCCAAGTCTTCGAAGTCGGCGATTGCAAGCAACA
Above is a window of Pirellulales bacterium DNA encoding:
- a CDS encoding MinD/ParA family protein; this encodes MAIISWSCSAAPNNCASNVNNSPRVTALPKIISTHSFRGGTGKSNTTANLAVLTARAGHRVGVIDTDIQSPGIHVLFQLEESAIQKSLNDYLWGRCRIEEAAYDVTPRCIGNVPQEAEHPRVFLIPSSLRTGEIARILREGYDVALLNDGLQDAVRRLNLDYLFIDTHPGVNEETLLSIAVSDMLILIVRPDKQDFQGTAVAVELARKLAVPKMLLLVNKVAPGTNVPELREKIQAMYQAEVAGVLPLNTEMVRLASSEIFTNRFPDHPFSQELQGVVKRILE